From a single Serratia surfactantfaciens genomic region:
- a CDS encoding nitrilase-related carbon-nitrogen hydrolase, which yields MIEPYGVIGLSPTAWGIQKRADISKNLDHIEELTNGALSLCALDIPVRLLVLPEGALQGFTDEVLDMPMVEFLKDGAIDIPGPETERLGQLAQRHNLFIMAQAKVREPDWPDIMFNVGFVINPQGDIILRHHKMSALLPSERSASPHDLFDKWVEKYGRTLQSFWPVVDTEIGRLGVMMAMEGNFPENGRGLAMNGAEVVYRASLPTPFTENDMFEISNRARALENNLYIVAPNIAPVYTFPHSLAPIDCGGGSSLIVDYKGKIIGKQKDTNGSSYVHAVIDIEAQRYHRTHSSVTNWLKDIRTECAQLIYEKPVYPKNIYLNHAQGNHKEYKENVLSKQIEMMIERGIYRLSVYDK from the coding sequence ATGATAGAACCTTATGGCGTCATTGGACTAAGCCCTACCGCATGGGGCATTCAGAAAAGAGCGGATATTTCGAAGAATCTGGACCATATCGAAGAATTGACCAACGGCGCCTTGTCACTTTGCGCATTGGATATCCCGGTTCGCCTGCTGGTTTTACCTGAGGGCGCACTTCAGGGATTCACCGATGAAGTATTGGATATGCCGATGGTTGAGTTTTTAAAAGATGGGGCTATTGATATTCCAGGGCCTGAGACCGAAAGACTCGGCCAATTGGCGCAACGTCATAATCTCTTCATTATGGCGCAGGCCAAAGTCAGGGAGCCTGATTGGCCGGACATCATGTTCAACGTCGGCTTTGTTATCAATCCTCAGGGCGACATTATACTCAGACACCATAAAATGTCAGCGTTGCTGCCGAGCGAGCGTTCCGCATCACCGCATGACTTATTTGACAAATGGGTCGAGAAATATGGCCGCACGCTGCAATCTTTCTGGCCTGTTGTCGATACCGAAATTGGCCGTCTGGGCGTGATGATGGCGATGGAGGGGAACTTCCCGGAAAATGGGCGCGGTTTGGCGATGAATGGGGCAGAGGTCGTGTATCGCGCTTCACTGCCCACGCCATTTACCGAAAATGATATGTTCGAAATCTCCAACAGGGCTCGCGCACTGGAAAACAACCTGTATATCGTCGCGCCGAACATCGCCCCTGTGTACACCTTTCCCCACTCTTTGGCCCCAATAGATTGCGGTGGTGGGAGTTCATTGATCGTTGATTACAAAGGCAAGATTATTGGTAAACAAAAAGATACCAACGGTTCAAGCTACGTGCATGCCGTCATTGATATCGAGGCGCAGCGTTATCATCGAACGCATTCATCAGTAACCAATTGGTTAAAAGATATCAGAACCGAATGCGCGCAATTGATTTATGAAAAGCCAGTGTATCCCAAAAATATTTACCTTAACCATGCGCAAGGAAATCATAAGGAATACAAGGAAAACGTTCTGAGCAAACAAATAGAGATGATGATTGAGCGCGGTATCTATCGTCTTAGTGTCTATGATAAATAG
- a CDS encoding MarR family winged helix-turn-helix transcriptional regulator — protein MKKNVKNSNDMFDCEAGILGYLLRKASGAYKQKMEKELSQYQITAPQFVIMSIISNFEGCSNADLARLALLTPQTVSLILVRLEKLELIERLPHPRYKRVQIIKLSTHGETLFASCDKVINKLESTLEDEFSADEIKVIRRWLGKIISE, from the coding sequence ATGAAAAAGAACGTAAAAAACAGTAATGATATGTTTGATTGCGAAGCGGGAATTCTCGGCTACCTGCTGCGTAAAGCATCCGGCGCTTATAAACAAAAAATGGAAAAGGAATTAAGCCAATATCAAATAACCGCACCTCAATTCGTTATCATGAGCATTATTTCTAATTTTGAAGGGTGCTCTAATGCCGATTTAGCCCGATTGGCACTACTGACCCCTCAGACCGTCAGCTTAATACTCGTCAGATTGGAAAAACTCGAGCTCATCGAGCGTCTGCCGCACCCTCGTTATAAACGCGTTCAAATCATTAAGCTTTCCACACATGGCGAAACGCTTTTTGCATCCTGTGACAAGGTAATCAACAAGTTAGAGTCAACGCTGGAAGATGAATTTTCTGCAGACGAGATAAAAGTCATTCGCCGCTGGTTAGGGAAAATAATCAGTGAATAA
- the pbpC gene encoding penicillin-binding protein 1C: protein MKILTGRVLQNGLMAVFLLTLLLGAIRLWPHPPLWQGLPQSSVYYDRHGALLRITLANDDRYRLWTPLEQVSPLAVRGLLLHEDRWFYYNPGFNPVSLMRGFWRSYVAGGKMQGGSTISMQLARMRWHLNTRTPGGKLLQVLRAVQLELSYSKRDILEAYLNYAPYGRNIESIGAASLIYFAKSPKDLTLPEALTLAVLPQSPSYRLEPKTGVLGAALTQARNRLFQRWQQVYPTDASQQTLFRLPLALRQPEQVPYIAPHFIEQLRLQTQQLVQRDTRVDTTLDAGLQRLVERQVNAFIARNRSRGIQNAAVLLVDSRDMGVRALVGSADYYNRPIQGQVNGTNAKRSPGSTLKPFIYALGMEQGVLHPMTILKDVPSSFGAYAPENFDRRFLGPVTATDALNFSRNIPAVYVASQLRQPTFYQFLRLTGVANMANESHYGLSLVLGGGEVTAQELAKLYALLANRGELRPLRMQVNAAESAPVRLLSEEASFITLDMLRQHRRPGDTLAQRSSALPVYWKTGTSWGFRDAWSVGIFGPYVLVVWEGNFDGRGNNALVGAEAAAPLFFNIIDSVNASYPGLREPKHPFPKRLRRVEICLASGDLPTPWCQQKGKTWFIPGKSPIKVDSVYRPVVLDIHSGEVVCPPYDAAQTRTEVFEFWPSDLANVFAQAGLPKRTPPVNRCKDNGIAVGGNAPRITSPLKNTTYTLRQSQQGRDKIAFSAVTDADSKTVYWFVDDIYLGSSASKKPIDWRPINNGRYRIRAVDDRGRADTRLVTIEWVN from the coding sequence ATGAAGATCCTGACCGGGCGCGTGCTGCAAAACGGCTTGATGGCGGTGTTTTTACTGACGCTGCTGTTGGGCGCGATTCGGCTGTGGCCGCATCCGCCTTTGTGGCAGGGGCTGCCGCAGTCTTCCGTCTATTACGACAGGCACGGCGCGCTGCTGCGCATTACGCTGGCCAACGACGATCGCTACCGGCTGTGGACCCCGCTGGAGCAGGTGTCGCCGTTGGCGGTGCGCGGGCTGCTGTTGCACGAAGATCGCTGGTTCTACTACAACCCCGGTTTTAACCCCGTCAGCCTGATGCGCGGCTTCTGGCGCAGCTATGTCGCCGGCGGCAAGATGCAGGGCGGTTCGACCATCAGCATGCAGCTGGCGCGTATGCGCTGGCATCTCAATACCCGCACGCCGGGTGGCAAGCTGCTGCAGGTGCTGCGTGCGGTGCAGCTGGAGCTCAGCTATTCCAAGCGCGATATCCTGGAAGCCTATCTGAATTACGCTCCCTACGGCCGCAACATCGAAAGCATCGGCGCCGCCAGCCTGATCTATTTCGCCAAGTCGCCGAAGGATTTGACCCTGCCGGAGGCGCTGACGCTGGCGGTGTTGCCGCAGTCGCCCAGCTACCGTCTGGAGCCGAAAACCGGCGTGCTCGGCGCCGCATTGACTCAGGCGCGCAATCGTCTGTTCCAGCGCTGGCAGCAGGTTTACCCGACCGACGCCAGCCAGCAAACGCTGTTCCGCCTGCCATTGGCGCTGCGCCAGCCTGAGCAAGTACCCTATATCGCGCCGCACTTTATCGAACAGCTGCGCCTGCAGACGCAGCAACTGGTGCAGCGCGATACCCGCGTCGATACCACGTTGGACGCCGGGTTGCAGCGGCTGGTCGAGCGGCAGGTCAATGCCTTTATCGCCCGCAACCGCAGCCGCGGCATTCAGAACGCCGCAGTGCTGCTGGTGGACAGCCGCGATATGGGGGTGCGTGCGTTGGTGGGATCGGCGGACTACTACAATCGCCCTATTCAGGGGCAGGTGAACGGCACCAACGCCAAACGCTCGCCGGGGTCGACGCTGAAGCCGTTCATCTATGCGCTGGGCATGGAGCAGGGCGTGCTGCATCCGATGACTATTCTGAAAGACGTGCCTTCGTCGTTCGGGGCCTATGCGCCGGAGAATTTCGACCGGCGCTTTCTCGGCCCGGTGACCGCCACCGACGCGCTGAATTTCAGCCGCAATATTCCGGCGGTGTATGTCGCTTCACAGCTGCGTCAGCCGACCTTTTATCAGTTTTTGCGCCTGACCGGCGTCGCCAATATGGCCAACGAAAGCCACTACGGGCTGTCGTTGGTGCTGGGCGGCGGCGAGGTGACGGCGCAGGAATTGGCGAAGCTGTATGCATTGCTGGCGAACCGCGGTGAGCTGCGGCCGCTGCGTATGCAGGTTAACGCGGCTGAATCGGCGCCGGTGCGGCTGTTGAGCGAGGAGGCCAGTTTCATCACGCTGGATATGCTGCGCCAGCACCGGCGGCCGGGCGACACGCTGGCGCAGCGCTCTTCGGCGTTGCCGGTGTATTGGAAGACCGGCACCTCCTGGGGGTTCCGCGACGCCTGGAGCGTCGGGATTTTCGGCCCTTACGTGTTGGTGGTGTGGGAGGGCAACTTCGACGGGCGTGGCAACAATGCGTTGGTCGGCGCCGAAGCGGCCGCGCCGCTGTTTTTCAACATCATCGACAGCGTTAATGCCAGCTACCCCGGCCTGCGAGAACCGAAACATCCGTTCCCTAAACGGCTGCGGCGGGTGGAGATCTGCCTCGCCAGCGGCGATCTGCCGACGCCGTGGTGCCAGCAAAAAGGCAAGACCTGGTTCATTCCCGGCAAGTCGCCGATCAAAGTCGACAGCGTTTACCGGCCGGTGGTGCTGGATATTCACAGCGGCGAGGTCGTTTGCCCGCCGTATGATGCGGCGCAGACCCGCACCGAAGTCTTTGAGTTCTGGCCATCCGATCTGGCCAACGTGTTCGCCCAGGCCGGTCTACCGAAACGCACGCCGCCGGTTAATCGCTGCAAGGATAACGGCATCGCCGTCGGCGGCAACGCGCCGCGCATCACCTCACCGCTGAAAAACACCACCTATACCCTGCGTCAGTCGCAGCAGGGTCGGGATAAAATCGCCTTCAGCGCGGTGACGGACGCCGACAGCAAAACGGTGTACTGGTTCGTCGACGATATCTATCTCGGCAGCAGCGCCAGCAAAAAGCCGATCGACTGGCGGCCGATCAACAACGGGCGCTACCGCATCCGGGCGGTGGACGATCGCGGCCGCGCCGATACGCGGCTGGTGACCATCGAGTGGGTTAACTGA